The Actinocatenispora sera genome has a window encoding:
- a CDS encoding GNAT family N-acetyltransferase yields MSNEVDALHAPIVSGRHPAVRRFPDVALITERVFLRPYTEDDVDAHQAIFDHDLVRRWSVAAQPYTRSDATAWCARTARQIRLDGDGICWAAEHRASGRLIGVTGFHHTDWRERSTEVSATEAEWSLRQGFAKEALLAMSHWVLTVVRFNRVQISAAVGNRAPRAVAEACGFTAEGVLRNAGSVPAGRVDVAVYGLVPADLRGRPRPRYRVADGVEPQTWSGEPRRTGVALPASAGGPPAADRNNDHSRRRS; encoded by the coding sequence ATGAGCAACGAGGTCGACGCTCTCCACGCACCGATCGTGTCCGGCCGGCACCCGGCTGTCCGGAGGTTCCCCGACGTCGCCCTCATCACCGAGCGGGTGTTCCTCCGCCCGTACACCGAGGACGATGTGGATGCTCACCAGGCGATCTTCGATCATGACCTGGTACGCCGCTGGTCGGTCGCCGCCCAGCCCTACACGCGAAGCGACGCGACTGCCTGGTGTGCCCGAACCGCCCGGCAGATCCGGCTGGATGGAGACGGAATCTGCTGGGCGGCAGAGCACCGGGCTAGCGGCCGGCTGATCGGAGTCACCGGCTTCCATCACACCGACTGGCGCGAGCGCAGCACCGAGGTCTCGGCCACAGAGGCGGAATGGTCACTACGGCAGGGGTTCGCGAAGGAGGCCCTGCTGGCGATGAGCCACTGGGTCCTGACGGTCGTGCGCTTCAACCGGGTGCAGATCTCGGCTGCGGTCGGCAACCGGGCGCCGCGGGCAGTGGCCGAGGCCTGTGGCTTCACCGCCGAGGGCGTGCTGCGCAACGCCGGTTCGGTGCCGGCCGGCCGGGTCGATGTCGCGGTGTACGGCCTTGTGCCGGCTGATCTGCGCGGCCGACCACGGCCCCGCTACCGAGTGGCGGACGGCGTGGAGCCGCAGACCTGGTCGGGCGAACCTCGGCGCACCGGTGTTGCCCTGCCCGCGTCCGCCGGCGGTCCCCCCGCCGCGGACCGCAACAACGATCACTCCCGGAGGAGATCATGA